One segment of Bradyrhizobium sp. WD16 DNA contains the following:
- a CDS encoding NAD kinase produces the protein MSVSVSTKYPKVAFVASQSDEAQQALVHLSEIYGNHPVSESDVVVALGGDGLMLQTLHREMRSGKPIYGMHRGTVGFLMNEFSTHNLGTRLDAARETLIHPLLMRATDVHGRVHIHHAINEVALFRQTHQAARLRILIDEHERMPELVADGVLVATPAGSTAYNLSAQGPILPINAQLLALTPISAFRPRRWRGALLPNTAFVVIEILEADKRPVAAVADHDEARDVSRVEIISDRTISMRMLFDPGHSLEERILREQFSY, from the coding sequence ATGTCCGTCTCGGTCTCGACCAAGTATCCCAAGGTCGCCTTCGTGGCGAGCCAGAGCGACGAGGCCCAGCAGGCACTCGTGCATCTCAGCGAAATCTACGGCAATCATCCGGTGTCGGAATCCGATGTGGTGGTCGCCTTGGGCGGCGACGGCCTGATGCTGCAGACGCTGCATCGCGAGATGCGCTCAGGCAAGCCGATCTACGGCATGCATCGCGGCACCGTCGGCTTCCTGATGAATGAATTCTCGACCCACAATCTCGGCACACGACTTGACGCCGCCCGCGAAACGCTGATCCACCCGCTGCTGATGCGCGCCACCGACGTTCACGGCAGGGTGCACATTCATCATGCGATCAACGAAGTGGCGCTGTTCCGACAGACCCACCAGGCGGCCCGACTGCGGATCCTGATCGACGAGCACGAGCGCATGCCCGAACTGGTGGCTGACGGGGTGCTGGTGGCCACCCCGGCCGGCTCCACCGCCTACAACCTCTCGGCCCAGGGCCCTATCCTGCCGATCAACGCCCAACTGCTGGCGCTGACCCCGATCAGCGCCTTCCGTCCCCGGCGCTGGCGCGGCGCGCTGTTGCCCAACACCGCCTTCGTCGTGATCGAGATCCTGGAAGCCGACAAGCGCCCGGTGGCTGCCGTCGCCGACCACGACGAGGCCCGCGATGTCAGCCGTGTCGAGATCATCTCCGACCGGACCATTTCCATGCGCATGCTGTTCGATCCCGGCCACAGCCTCGAGGAACGCATCCTACGCGAGCAGTTCAGCTATTGA
- a CDS encoding DUF2336 domain-containing protein, whose product MIVRQFISWVRTAPAGERAEATRALARAYLISDLSEDDRAAAEGALLMQLDDPSPLVRRAMAEVFAGSIAAPPAIVQALALDQVTVALLVLESSPLLIDADLVDLVAIGDRDVQCAIARRAALPASICAAIAEVGHAAAALELVENATAALPAFSLGRIVERHGHLAALREALLAREDLPSALRLSLVAKLSETLVQFVAGRNWLSADRAARLATEAAERSTVSIAAGSRGEDLAALVGHLRITGQLTAGLILRALLSGNVDLFEAAVVELTGLPPQRVAGLSQDGGSAAVTALLSRAGLPASTFAAFRAALDAVREIGFVGSIEGRGRLHRRMVERVLTACADDAEATAPLMVLLRRFSTESAREEARLFCDELAAVDDDPFALIAA is encoded by the coding sequence ATGATCGTTCGGCAATTCATCAGTTGGGTACGGACCGCTCCCGCAGGGGAGCGGGCGGAGGCGACCCGGGCGCTGGCCCGCGCCTATCTGATCTCAGACCTGTCGGAGGACGATCGCGCCGCGGCCGAAGGTGCGCTCCTGATGCAACTCGACGATCCGTCGCCGCTGGTGCGCAGGGCCATGGCCGAGGTCTTCGCCGGCAGCATCGCGGCGCCGCCGGCGATCGTCCAGGCGTTGGCGCTGGATCAGGTGACCGTCGCGCTGCTGGTTCTGGAGTCCTCCCCGCTGCTCATCGACGCCGATTTGGTGGACCTCGTCGCCATCGGTGATCGTGACGTCCAGTGCGCCATCGCCCGCCGCGCCGCGCTGCCGGCGTCGATCTGCGCCGCGATCGCCGAGGTCGGTCACGCCGCCGCCGCGCTCGAACTCGTTGAAAACGCCACGGCGGCTCTTCCGGCTTTCTCGCTGGGGCGGATCGTCGAGCGCCACGGCCATCTCGCCGCGCTGCGCGAGGCGCTGCTTGCCCGCGAGGATCTGCCTTCGGCGCTGCGTCTGTCGCTGGTGGCGAAGCTGTCGGAGACGCTCGTGCAGTTCGTCGCCGGTCGCAACTGGCTCTCCGCCGATCGCGCCGCACGCCTGGCCACCGAGGCCGCCGAGCGCTCGACCGTCTCCATCGCTGCCGGGTCCCGCGGCGAAGATCTCGCGGCGCTGGTCGGCCACCTGCGCATCACCGGACAACTGACCGCCGGCCTGATCCTGCGGGCGCTGTTGTCGGGCAATGTCGATCTTTTCGAGGCCGCGGTTGTCGAACTCACCGGACTGCCGCCGCAACGCGTCGCGGGGCTGTCGCAGGACGGCGGCAGCGCCGCCGTCACCGCGCTGCTCAGCCGGGCGGGGTTGCCGGCTTCGACCTTTGCCGCCTTCCGCGCCGCGCTCGATGCGGTGCGCGAGATCGGCTTTGTCGGCAGCATCGAGGGGCGCGGCCGGTTGCACCGGCGCATGGTCGAACGTGTACTCACGGCCTGCGCCGACGATGCTGAGGCGACCGCACCGCTAATGGTGCTGCTCCGCCGCTTCTCGACGGAATCGGCCCGCGAGGAGGCGCGTCTGTTCTGTGATGAACTCGCCGCCGTCGACGACGATCCCTTCGCGCTGATCGCCGCCTGA
- a CDS encoding response regulator: protein MFRIDFNKLRFLICDDNPHMRRILRTLLHSFGAREVYEAEDGATALEMFSHSVPDILICDWAMPIFDGLELTQIIRQPEGIGNPYVPIIMLTGHSEKRRVMVARDAGVTEFLAKPISAKALYQRILSVVAHPRPFIRTKNYFGPDRRRNTTQAYIGPERRGSGKAEIIQQPALLDKARVTS, encoded by the coding sequence ATGTTTCGCATCGACTTCAACAAGCTGCGCTTCCTGATCTGCGACGACAACCCGCATATGCGTCGCATCCTGCGCACGCTGCTGCACTCCTTCGGGGCCCGCGAAGTCTATGAGGCCGAGGACGGCGCCACCGCCCTCGAGATGTTCAGCCATTCGGTGCCGGACATCCTGATCTGCGACTGGGCGATGCCGATCTTCGATGGCCTCGAGCTGACCCAGATCATTCGCCAGCCCGAGGGTATCGGCAATCCCTACGTGCCGATCATCATGCTCACCGGACATTCCGAGAAGCGCCGGGTGATGGTAGCGCGCGATGCCGGCGTCACGGAATTCCTGGCAAAGCCGATCTCCGCAAAGGCGCTCTATCAGCGCATCCTCAGCGTGGTGGCGCATCCGCGCCCCTTCATCCGCACCAAGAATTATTTCGGCCCGGATCGGCGCCGCAACACCACCCAGGCCTATATCGGCCCCGAACGCCGCGGCAGCGGCAAGGCCGAGATCATCCAGCAGCCCGCGCTCCTCGACAAGGCGCGGGTGACGAGCTGA
- a CDS encoding Hpt domain-containing protein gives MARTRKTKPAEIKVETYAQHQIITQPNPLRDALRPLDDGEHDDPIARAERALAELSSEFKGWMAVECDRLAASHAALVRDGVTAKTRDELFRAAHDVKGHAATFGYPMAAAAAESLCRLIEHAPELTKVPPNLIENHVSSILAIVREHARIDRMGVASELSRRLRTMADKYLVAANQDRPEHLEAILAPSIVPSD, from the coding sequence ATGGCGAGGACCAGGAAGACCAAGCCGGCCGAGATCAAGGTCGAGACCTATGCGCAGCATCAAATCATCACCCAGCCGAACCCGCTGCGCGACGCGCTGCGCCCGCTCGACGACGGCGAGCATGACGATCCGATCGCCCGCGCCGAGCGCGCGCTTGCCGAACTTTCCAGCGAATTCAAGGGCTGGATGGCGGTGGAATGCGACCGCCTCGCCGCCTCGCATGCGGCACTGGTGCGCGATGGCGTGACCGCCAAGACCCGCGACGAACTGTTTCGCGCCGCCCACGACGTCAAGGGCCACGCCGCGACATTCGGTTATCCGATGGCCGCGGCGGCCGCCGAGAGCCTTTGCCGGCTGATCGAGCACGCCCCGGAGCTCACCAAGGTGCCGCCGAACCTGATCGAAAACCACGTCTCGTCGATCCTTGCGATCGTGCGCGAGCACGCCCGGATCGACCGTATGGGAGTGGCGAGCGAACTCAGCCGCAGGCTTCGCACCATGGCCGACAAGTATCTGGTAGCTGCCAATCAGGACCGCCCCGAACACCTCGAAGCCATTCTCGCGCCAAGCATCGTCCCAAGCGACTGA